The sequence below is a genomic window from Pelmatolapia mariae isolate MD_Pm_ZW linkage group LG9, Pm_UMD_F_2, whole genome shotgun sequence.
GGACAGACATGAGCGCAGCACCGCCTCATCTGCTCCGGCCGACAGCGCTAAGGACCCGGAGAGACAGGGTTAGTGTGTAACTTCCTgtttgttcgtgtgtgtgtgtgcgcatataCCTGCGCTCAGTTTGCTGTCTAGGACGCTGACCAGGTGTAACATGTCTAGACTGTAGTCGGTGTCCACAAACACCACATCCACCTCCAGACCCCCAGCTGCCTCCGGCAGCACGCAGCGGCACAGCAGGTGATACAGCAGCTCCGTCTTACctgaacaagacacacacacacacagagtttacATCCAGGTTAAAGGTGGAGGCACTTCCTGCATCGTGAACTCACCTGTGCCCTCCAGCCCAAACAGCTCCACCACCGCACCTGAGAGCAAGAAACAACACATACAGTGAGACAGTCACCTGACAGCATGTGTCAGCTGTGAGTAGGTGGGCGTGGCCAGTCACCTTGGTCGGGTCCTCCATCTTCCGGAAACAGACGAGGCTCAATATCCTTCAGGCAGCGCCGCGCCTCCAGACGAGCTAACAGCTGAGGAGACGCACACACCGTTACACTCTGCTCCAGGATATATACTGTACCATATTACACACTGCTCCAGGATATATACTGTACCATATTACACACTGCTCCAGGATATATACTGTACCATATTACACACTGCTCCAGGATATATACTGTACCATATTACACACTGCTCCAGGATATACACTGTACCATATTACACACTGCTCCAGGATATACACTGTACCATATTACACACTGTACAGATCATTACACACTGCTGCAGCACGTAGACTGTACCACACTACAAACTAAACACGTGTTTTGAGGCCTGGCAGATTTTCCGGCAGCATCTCCAGCGGTGCAGAGCTCTGCTCAGTGAAGGTCACAGCAACACACCTGCACCAAACTCGAACAGGTAACTGGCTGCTTTCTTCCTACATCACTTGAAAGCAGACACACACCCTCTGACAGTTACCGTCACGCGGTGCTAACAGCGCTCTCACACAACGTCGTTCTCGCTAACAGCGCGGTCACGTGACACACAGGTAAACACGGGCTTCGGTTTCTCACCTGAGCGCCGCTCTCGCTCATCTCAGCAGAGCTCCTTCTCCTTCGGGACCCGCCACGGCTGTTTTGAACTGACTTCCGGTTTCCGCCGTTTCACCGTAAAGACCGCAGCTGCAGCATTACCGTAATGTTTATAATACTGCGCAGCAGAATGACTCGAGCTGCAGCCCTCTGACTTTAACAAGATGTGCAGCCCCTCCCCCTTTGAGCCAGCGTCTGTCTAATTGGCTACCCTCACAAACTGAAGGTGTGCTTCACCTGTGTGAAGCTAACAGCAGCATGCGATCACTGAGGCGCCAAAAGGGGCTGAACTAGTGAGGAAGACGAGGGGTCAGAGGTGACGTTACTGAGGCGGgcagtcagaggtcagtgacaCTAACAGATGAGGCGAGCTAGCAGTGAGAGTGGAGGAGACTCCTGAACAGCAGCATCAGTCTAGTTTATAATCACAAACACAAAGGTGTTACCAGGGAGGCTGCTGATTGGACAATTGTGCCTCGCCTGTTATGTGCTGTGTTAGGTGATAAACAGCTCTGCTTGTTTTTCTCAGTGAGGCCGATTTTACCTGCACCACACCTGTCCTGCAGTCTGGCGTCCTCCAGTGGTCCTGAGTGTGAGGATGAGGATTTACCTGTTGGTTGTCATGGTGACACTTTAAGCTATATAATCTGAAAACCGATTCTTATTTAAACTCATCACACAGTGACGATGGAGGACTCTGCAGGGAGGACTTTGTCTGTCAGGACTGGAACTACTGCTAAATACACTCGAATACTTCGGTTTGATTGTAGCATTTGTGATATTTTTACTACGCAGTGAGGGCTCCAGGCTCACCTGCAGTACCTGTGACGTCCACCAGGGAGTCATGGCCCACACTGATTTAGATTACTCAGAGCCTGACGCGACCATATAAGGATATCCCCTCTCTGACATCATGCAGTTCCATGGGTGGTGCAGCCTGACCGTTGACCTCATTATTAGAAACCATGAACAGAAAAAAGGAGCTGgacattatttcattttattgttcaaaaacagtgtgacacacacacacacctaaaatCACTGAAACCAGACTTCATAGaaaaaatttaaacaaacatgtttaacaagAACGtcatcagccaatcagaggaggCGCTGCATTGTGACAGAGCAGGGGGAGATGGTCACCTGACCATCCTGCAGGTCTCTGTGAACCAGGTAAGTCTGCCTGTGCacacctgtctgtctctctgtggcaAAGGCAGCCTCAAACCTATCAATCATCTGTGAAGCCCCGCCCCCAGCCTTAGTGAGACCACCAGCCTTCATTCTTCCTCTCCTTTGTGTGGGTTTGGTTGCTgtactctgattggctgttctaAGACCTTGTGACAACTCCTCTGACTCCAGCAGGTATCTGATTGGTGGGCCAACTCTCCTCCTCCGCTGCCGCTGAGGCTCCTCCCCATTCTCGTCCTTACCCTGGGTTCCTTCTTTCCGTTTGTCATCAGAAGCTCGAGCACTGCTCATGGCCATCCCAACTCTGTTGCCTTGGGAACTGTTTACGATGCTGCGGTGCTGATCGCAATGATGCAGGAACAGTCTGCTGGCACGGCTGAACTTCCTGTTGCAGATCTGACAGCCGAACGGTCGCTTCGGTCTGTGGAAGACAGACATCTGCAGAGGGGAAAGGTCacgattaactgaaggcttttcagggagtttttaggacttcctgataataatgaattacagtcgtccagcctggaagtaataaatgcatgaactagtttttcagcatcactctgagacaggatatttctaactttagagatgttgcacaaatgggaaaaagcagtcttacatatttgtttaatatgtgcattgaaggacatgtcctggtcaaacatgactccaaggttcctcacagtgttactggaggccaaggtaatgccatccagagtaagaatctggttagataccatatttctaagattttcagggccgagtacaataacctcagtttgatctgaattaagaagcagaaagttagaggccatccaggtctttatgtctttaagacattcctgcagtttaactcattggtgtgtgttatctggcttcatggacagatagagctgggtgtcatctgcatagcagtgtaaatgtatgctatgtcttctaatgatgctgcctaagggaagcatgtataatgtaaatagaattggtcctagcactgaaccctgtggaacaccataattaacctcagtgtgtgaagaggactctccatttacatgcacaaattgagtctattagatagatatgatacaaaccactgcagcacagtacctgtaatacctacagcatgttctaatcgctctaataggatattactaaagcagtttctgtgctgtgatgagctctgaaacctgactgaaactcttcaaataagccattcctctgcagatgatctgttagctgtttgacaactactctttcaaggatgtttgatatgaaaggaaggttggagattggcctataattagctaagactgctgggtctagagatgctttttaagtaaaggtttaactacagccagcttgaaggcctgtggtacatagctgattattagagataggttgatcatatttaagattgaagctaAGAACTTAATGGCAGGTGCTGTTAGCTGCCTCCTGATTGATCAGTTAACTGTGGCTACCAACCTTTTTTGGGCTCCGTCTGCTGTGTGTcggtttgttttctgtgtcctgattggctgttctttgACCCCGTGACAGCTCCTCTGACTCCAGCAGGTACCTGATTGGTGGGCCGACCATCGTCCTCCTCAGCCTCTGAGGCTCCTCCTTCTTCTCGTCTCCCTTTCTTCTGCCCTTTTCAACCACGTGACTTATGTCTTTAACTTTAGCGTCAAGCCTGTCAATCATCTCTGAAGCCCCGCCCCCAGCCTCACAGAGGCCAACAGCATCTGATCTTTCTCTCCTTCTTGTGAACTTGGTAACTGCCTCCTGATCAGTCTGATTGGCTGTTCCAGAATCATATGACGTTTCCTTTGACTCTAGAAGGCATCTGATTGGTGGACTGACTGTCTTTCCTGGTCTCTGaggctcctcctcttcctgtcttcctcccattGAGACCATGTGACCTGTGTCTTTATCCTCAGTATCAGAACAGTCAGTCATCTCTGAAGCCCCGCCTCCAACAGAGTCTTTTgatcttcctctcctccttgtgTGTTTGTTAGCTGCCTTCTGATTGGTCTGATTGGCTGTTCCAGAACCCCATGTTGTCTCCTCTGACTCCAGCAGGTACCTGATTGGTGGGCCAACCATCGTCCTCCTCGGCCTTTGaggctcctcctccttctccacaCAGACTTGTTGCGCCTCCCTTTCTTCGTCGTCCTCCTCcactctgctcctctctgtcCCCCTCCTTCCATTCCCACTCCTGTTCAGCGTCCAGTAGTCGGCCAACCAGCTGGGACGTGTTCTCGCACGGTTTATGTTTCTTGACCAATAAGGAGCCTCAGTGGGTGCTGTGAGGAGGGGCTTCCTGGGCCTCTGaggctcctcctcttcctgtcttcctcccattGAGACCATGTGACCTGTGTCTTTATCCTCAGTATCAGAACAGTCAGTCATCTCTGAAGCCCCGCCTCCAACAGAGTCTTTTGATCTTTCTGCCCTCCTCGTGTGTTTGTTAGCTGCCTTCTGATTGGTCTGATTGGCTGTTCCAGAACCCCATGTTGCCTCCTCTGACTCCAGCAGGTACCTGATTGGTGGGGCAACCATCGTCCTCCTCGGCCTTTGaggctcctcctccttctccacaCAGACTTGTTGCGCCTCCCTTTCTTCGTCATCCTCCTCCATTCTGCTCCTCTCTGTCCCCCTCCTTCCATTTCCACTCCTGTTCAGCGTCCAGTAGTCGGCCAACCAGCTGGGACGTGTTCTCGCACGGTTTATGTTTCTTGACCAATAAGGAGCCTCGGTGGGTGCTGTGAGGAGGGGCTTCCTGGGCCTCTGAGGCTCCTCCTCCTTGTCATCCTGGGTGGTCTGTTTTTCCCGTTTGTTTTTAGGAGCTTGGGCGTTGCTCAGGGCAGCCCTACATCCGTTGCCGTAGAGACCACCTATATTGCTGTGGTGCTGATCGCATTGGTGCAGGAACAGCCTGCTGGCACGGCTGAACTTCCTGTTACAGAGGTGACAGCCGAAAGGTCGCTTTGGTCTGTGGACGGACTGGTGGAGGGCAGACGCCTGCAGAGGGGAAAGGTCAGACAAAGGTCAGGTGAGTGTAGGGTTAATTAAAGCTAACTAAAGACAAAAGAGGCAGAAAAGTCTGGCTAAGAAGGTCGGGAAAGAAGAGGTTTccattaggggtgggttttgattattgATTTATCGTTTAAAAtagattctggcttggataacgtgatatcgattcattaaaatcctgaatcgatttttaaatattaatttattttgcccgaaacgccagaatctcagtttaaacctcacaaaacttcaacaaccaccaaacagctcaaacagtaaatgagagcaggaacacggattctgcacaaagacgtaaacacaaagcttggacccgccgacggatcagaatcagagaGACGTCGCCTtcctcacccgacggcacggacacggtcggggctgaaagccgacagctcgctgattctgatgtttcggcgggtccgcgctttgtgtttgcGCTCGATtcagaagctgcaggtttttatctctctccaaacaatactgactgaaccagcagcaaaagaagatccaaactacgcttcacataaacatcgtcatgaattcactctgacttttactgttttgcttccaccacgataaaatcacacttcatgcacagctctctctctctctgtacttcaagaacagtttcccgtctaaaaatctgttttccgcattattcgcttgcttgttacgcacaagtctaccgttgtttacagcgctgtcggccgctgtttcttccttttactgacttccgaaaagaaagcctcatttctgctgttcaatactgaacaaatttaaactttttaaaattatgcaaaattgcaaaactctcagctgtgtctctaaAACCTCTataactttgcttcacttcagcagcatcaggtcatgTTCATGTTGATTAAAGGAAAATCGCTTTcatgcttttctgtgttttatcctcagctacttcgacacaaaggcctctgctgtgatgctcacacctttgataaagtctcgcaagtgtcagctttctttttatagaaataaaaatatggaaatttaCTGATacgtgatcagaattataatatttctgactgtctgaggcaaaatttacccgattcaaatcaaatcgaatcgtggatcgaattgattcgggaccttgtgaatcgaaattgaatcgattctagaaatcagtgacgatacccagccctagtttcCATGGTTACCTACTCGGAACCACTCGCCATGACTGGTTTTCCACTACAATCTGGTAAGTACTTAATGTACGTGGTCATTGTTATAGCAACGCATCCGAGCGTCCCGTGACGTGATTAATGTGCAACACCAATAAAGGTGGACGTCGAGGCGATGATGGACCCGCTGCTCGGTCTGTGGCGTCAGACTCGGGAACACGGCGTTGCTTTTGGAGCCATTTCTGTCGCTGCCCAACTTCAAAAATGGcgcttttcatttttgtgaatgaGACGCCATCACGACTCATCGAGGGAAGCCACTGACCGGCCAATCAGGGGTACATTTTCATATTTGCTCGAATTGCTTGGAACACCGGCCGAACAGCACCTGGTACCAGGAACTATGAACTAATGGGAAACCCTGAAAACCGCGGCGAGTCGATCCGAGTAGGTAGAAAAAGAGGCTGTAGTAACAGGTAAAGTTCAAGTAAAGGTCAGAAGACATGGGCTTGTGTTCTGTATCCTGATTGGATGATTGTAAAATATCTGTTATCACCTCTGACTCTAGAAGGCATCTGATTGGTGGACTGACTGTCTTTCCTGGTCTCTGaggctcctcctcttcctgtcttcctcccattGAGACCATGTGACCTGTGTCTTTATCCTCAGTATCAGAACAGTCAGTCATCTCTGAAGCCCCGCCTCCAGCAGAGTCTTTTgatcttcctctcctccttgtgTGTTTGTTAGCTGCCTTCTGATTGGTCTGATTGGCTGTTCCAGAACCCCATGTTGTCTCCTCTGACTCCAGCAGGTACCTGATTGGTGGGCCAACCATCGTCCTCCTCGGCCTTTGaggctcctcctccttctccacaCAGACTTGTTGCGCCTCCCTTTCTTCGTCGTCCTCCTCcactctgctcctctctgtcCCCCTCCTTCCATTCCCACTCCTGTTCAGCGTCCAGTAGTCGGCCAACCAGCTGGGACGTGTTCTCGCACGGTTTATGTTTCTTGACCAATAAGGAGCCTCAGTGGGTGCTGTGAGGAGGGGCTTCCTGGGCCTCTGaggctcctcctcttcctgtcttcctcccattGAGACCATGTGACCTGTGTCTTTATCCTCAGTATCAGAACAGTCAGTCATCTCTGAAGCCCCGCCTCCAACAGAGTCTTTTgatcttcctctcctccttgtgTGTTTGTTAGCTGCCTTCTGATTGGTCTGATTGGCTGTTCCAGAACCCCATGTTGCCTCCTCTGACTCCAGCAGGTACCTGATTGGTGGGCCAACCATCGTCCTCCTCGGCCTTTGaggctcctcctccttctccacaCAGACTTGTTGCGCCTCCCTTTCTTCGTCGTCCTCCTCcactctgctcctctctgtcCCCCTCCTTCCATTCCCACTCCTGTTCAGGGTCCAGTATTCGACCAACCAGCTGGGACGTGTTCTCGCACAGTTGATGTTTCTTGACCAATAAGGAGCCTCGGTGTGTGCTGTGAGGAGGGTCTTCCTGGGCCTCTGaggctcctcctcttcctgtcttcctcccgtTGAGACCATGTGACCCGTTTCTTTATCTTCAGTATCAGAACAGTCAGTCATCTTTGAAGCCCCGCCCCCAGCCTCATTGaagtcaaaaacattttttggtcTTCGCCTGCGCTGTGTGGGTTTGTTTTCTGCATCCTGATTGGACGTTCTGACACCACCTGTTTCCTCTGACTCCAGCAGGTACCTCATTGGTCGGCCAACCATCGTCCTCTTTGTCCTGTGAGGCTCCTCCTCTCCTTCGTCTCTTCCTCCTGTTGTGACCATGTGACCTGTGTCTTTAGCATTAGTCTCAGGCCTGTCAATCACCTCTGAAGCCCCGCCCCCAACAGCATCTTTTGATCTTCCTCTCCTTCTTGTGGTTTTGGTAGCTGCCTCCTGATTGGTCTGATTGGCTGTTCCAGAACCATGTGATGTTTCCTCTGACTCCAGTAGGTACCTGATTGGTTGGCAGACTGTCCTCCTCTGCggctcctccctctcctctgcaTCACCCTGCGCGTCATTGGTTTGTTCTTGCTGTTGGTCAGCAGCAGCTTGTGCGCAGCTCGAAGCCGGTCTGTGGACGGACAGGTGGCGATCCAGAGACGCCTGGCTGGTGAAGTTCAGACCACACACCTGGAGACAGGTAAAGtcgaaggtcaaaggtcagagaaaCAAAGGTCATGTGACGTTCAAGTGAAGGACTGACCTGGCAGAGCTTCCACCATCTCTCTGCTCCTCCGTTTGCTGAGGACTCCACCGTGCTGCTGTCATCCAGCTCCTTCTGCTGCTTCCTCGGCCTCCCCATCTTCCTCCTCCGCACGTCTCTGCTCgctctgctgtgattggctgctgttGGCCCATGTGACTGCTGCTCAGACTCCAGCAGGTATCTGACTGTCGGGCCGACCATCCTCCTCCTTGGTCTCCGACACTCCACCTTCTCAGTCTTCATTATGACAGATTTGACTCCTCCCCTTTCTTTCATGGtctcctcccctcccctctcctCCTGCCCCTCGTTCTCCTTCCTCTCCTGGATCCGGgttgtttgtttctctcctcGCTTGCTGGTGTGGGACTCCTCATCCTTCTCCAGAAGCTTCATCTTTAGTCTCCTCCTCTTCCCGGGCGCATTTCCTGCCATGTGATCGGTCGATTTGTCAGCCAGTGATGACTTTTGTCTTTCACCACCATCAGGCCACCTCCCCACCAccatcttcttcttttctttaaatgccACATTCTCAGAGCAGAGTCGCTCCTCTGCAGGAGAAGAGAAAAGGAAGTTAATGTTCAATCAGCTGGAAGCTCAGCGCTCCTGTGAGAGGAGGCTGAAGGATGAAAGGTTGGGAGGTGAAGAACACCTGAGCAGATTAAAGGCTTCCTGCTCCGAGTGGACTCGATCTTCAAACATCTCATTTAACCTGACACTTACAAAACTTACCCTCAGGTACGTGCAcctcctgctcctcttcctgctcctcctcttcgGCCAGCCCCGGGCTCAGGGGAGCAATGAGTCCAGGAGGAGCAGCCAAGACGTCCGCAGGAGTCGGGGGAGGCATGCTGGGTGAAATAGACGACTTGTGCTCGGAGAACAGAGGCACGCTGGGTAGCAGGGCAGGGCGGTCGGTGCCGTAGGGCCCGCAGCGTGATGCCTGACTCCTGCAGAGCTGCAGCAGAGCACCCCCTGCTGATTCATCCACCTGGACGGCGCCGCAGTGGCAGGAAACACCTGAGAGGGGAGAGGCGTACGTGTGAGCGCGCTCTGCTTCAAACAGTTAATGggcgtgtccaaattcatgggctgcatcctcccaaggacgcatttgtagaccgattacgtcacagcgatgcgacgaaggctgtccaaattcgtagactcctccgaatgcagccgtcaaatgcgtcctccttttccccgaatttgaaggatgggtcgggtgtgtccttcgtggcccaccatatagCAGAATTCATAGGGCAGCCCAGCaaaactccagtttccggcaatgacggccgctactaagttttaatattactgttactaatctttctgggtcacaaaataaacttttaacatattttcaggcgagaatgtagctgtgtaaacttcaaatatctgctcggtttatcaagatatcgcatatttgcaaaagtgcttcaatgttttcggagatgtctgctacccaccagctcgatagctaggcgagagctcgagggtcactgaagccgccgagaacgccacaactcccggcacatcattttcagatcaccgcagactttcgctactcaggttaaacgtaatatataagtcacttagacaacctaaaatgttattgttgggctttttcagtgttttatttgttcgtgagtaaatcggtttggctgagattaaagttattagcttagataaaataaaactttattaatcccccgggtggttttcacacagctgaataaacgtcaaacagaaaactgattaaacagaagtgtgagacggtcgagagtttacaccagtgtcctgttatatttaagatagcaaggagcagacggccgagtttattaaactccaccgagacagcggtgacgcaaatctgaaggctagactgtccaatttcacagccgtttacttccggcctacccgacctcctgaggacccggcccacgtagaccgcgaaggccgggtcctcaggaggatgcagcccatgaatttagACACGACTAATAACTCAGACAGCACCTGGCCATGAAGCCGTCAAGGGTCTCAATGTCAGCACTGCAATGAATTCTGGGTAAATTTAGACATCTGTGAGGAAGAAAACAGTGTGTCTGCTCAGGTGTGTTTACCGGGGCAGAAGGTGTTTCTAATCAGCGGGTGTGggacaggaacaggaagttcACCATCTTCTCACCTGTGAAGTGGCTTCAGTACAAAGCCCGTGGACCGTGACTCTACCTGTGACTCCACCCGTGACTCCACAGCTGTGGCCGGGTGAGTGAGACGCCCACAGGCTCTAAACCCGAAGGCGGCGCTCGGTGACGAGGCAAGCCCCCTTTTACCCAACATTCACAGAGACGCGCCTTGAGTTCGTCCGCCAGCTCGAGCCCTCAGAGGAAACCACCCGGAGAGCCTTCTCCATCATAAACATGGCGTCAGCCAAAGACTCTCCACCTCAGCTTCATCAGCTCCACGTGAAAGTGAAGCTTGTGTGGAAGGCCCAGAGCTGCAGGGGCAGACAGGCacctcagtctgtcctgcttCTCTTTCCCCTACCGTTTATTTCACtgctgtgtatgtgtggatCTGTGTGAACCAGCTCTGCATGGATCTGTGTgaactagtgctgggcgatatgacgatatatatcgtgtggacgatagaaaagtgtctatcgtgccatttgtcttctatcgtttctaaccctaattttataaattattacataaaatatatcattaaccctttacaaccggtcggagcaggcacactccgttttgcctaactatttttaaatccctgtagaactggaaccacgtaagctagcgcaatattttttttttttttgcatatgaaaccagaggagttgtacttacatcttattccattagcttgccctaggtcacggtttccttccacatatagctttgcaaaaattgcataaaaagcacttccagcaacaaaaacataatattccagaaacacgctttgccgatccgatcagctgttcataacacttcctacgttggaatataagtcagcgcgaactatcgcatgtccgccattacctgtccgaaaccggaagtgacgtcattttcgcggaaaatgtagttgttttttttttaccttcaaagcctatgttggtgtttttaaaagtcatgtttgactttatgc
It includes:
- the LOC134634053 gene encoding uncharacterized protein LOC134634053, yielding MIVEGHRREERRRKEVGCQSEGAERRDAAVQVDLLTQQLSWRHSGVSCHCGAVQVDESAGGALLQLCRSQASRCGPYGTDRPALLPSVPLFSEHKSSISPSMPPPTPADVLAAPPGLIAPLSPGLAEEEEQEEEQEVHVPEEERLCSENVAFKEKKKMVVGRWPDGGERQKSSLADKSTDHMAGNAPGKRRRLKMKLLEKDEESHTSKRGEKQTTRIQERKENEGQEERGGEETMKERGGVKSVIMKTEKVECRRPRRRMVGPTVRYLLESEQQSHGPTAANHSRASRDVRRRKMGRPRKQQKELDDSSTVESSANGGAERWWKLCQVCGLNFTSQASLDRHLSVHRPASSCAQAAADQQQEQTNDAQGDAEEREEPQRRTVCQPIRYLLESEETSHGSGTANQTNQEAATKTTRRRGRSKDAVGGGASEVIDRPETNAKDTGHMVTTGGRDEGEEEPHRTKRTMVGRPMRYLLESEETGGVRTSNQDAENKPTQRRRRPKNVFDFNEAGGGASKMTDCSDTEDKETGHMVSTGGRQEEEEPQRPRKTLLTAHTEAPYWSRNINCARTRPSWLVEYWTLNRSGNGRRGTERSRVEEDDEEREAQQVCVEKEEEPQRPRRTMVGPPIRYLLESEEATWGSGTANQTNQKAANKHTRRRGRSKDSVGGGASEMTDCSDTEDKDTGHMVSMGGRQEEEEPQRPRKPLLTAPTEAPYWSRNINRARTRPSWLADYWTLNRSGNGRRGTERSRVEEDDEEREAQQVCVEKEEEPQRPRRTMVGPPIRYLLESEETTWGSGTANQTNQKAANKHTRRRGRSKDSAGGGASEMTDCSDTEDKDTGHMVSMGGRQEEEEPQRPGKTVSPPIRCLLESEASALHQSVHRPKRPFGCHLCNRKFSRASRLFLHQCDQHHSNIGGLYGNGCRAALSNAQAPKNKREKQTTQDDKEEEPQRPRKPLLTAPTEAPYWSRNINRARTRPSWLADYWTLNRSGNGRRGTERSRMEEDDEEREAQQVCVEKEEEPQRPRRTMVAPPIRYLLESEEATWGSGTANQTNQKAANKHTRRAERSKDSVGGGASEMTDCSDTEDKDTGHMVSMGGRQEEEEPQRPRKPLLTAPTEAPYWSRNINRARTRPSWLADYWTLNRSGNGRRGTERSRVEEDDEEREAQQVCVEKEEEPQRPRRTMVGPPIRYLLESEETTWGSGTANQTNQKAANKHTRRRGRSKDSVGGGASEMTDCSDTEDKDTGHMVSMGGRQEEEEPQRPGKTVSPPIRCLLESKETSYDSGTANQTDQEAVTKFTRRRERSDAVGLCEAGGGASEMIDRLDAKVKDISHVVEKGRRKGDEKKEEPQRLRRTMVGPPIRYLLESEELSRGQRTANQDTENKPTHSRRSPKKMSVFHRPKRPFGCQICNRKFSRASRLFLHHCDQHRSIVNSSQGNRVGMAMSSARASDDKRKEGTQGKDENGEEPQRQRRRRVGPPIRYLLESEELSQGLRTANQSTATKPTQRRGRMKAGGLTKAGGGASQMIDRFEAAFATERQTGVHRQTYLVHRDLQDGQVTISPCSVTMQRLL